One genomic segment of Rivularia sp. PCC 7116 includes these proteins:
- the rpsF gene encoding 30S ribosomal protein S6: MATNYETMYILRPDLIDEQVEQNISKYENLIKENGAENIQIQNRGKRRLAYEINRHRDGVYVQMNYTAPGSTIALMERAMRLSEEVIRYLTIKQDLEEQQTPTEEVSATAMAQER, translated from the coding sequence ATGGCTACAAATTATGAAACAATGTATATTTTGCGCCCAGACTTAATAGATGAGCAAGTGGAGCAAAATATTTCTAAGTATGAAAACTTAATTAAAGAAAATGGCGCTGAAAATATCCAAATTCAAAATCGTGGCAAGCGTCGTCTAGCTTATGAGATTAATAGACATCGGGATGGTGTCTACGTCCAAATGAACTACACCGCTCCTGGTAGCACTATTGCTCTAATGGAACGTGCTATGCGTTTGAGTGAAGAAGTAATTCGTTATCTAACCATCAAGCAAGATTTAGAAGAACAACAAACACCAACCGAAGAAGTATCTGCTACGGCAATGGCTCAAGAAAGATAA
- a CDS encoding argininosuccinate synthase translates to MGRAKKVVLAYSGGVDTSVCIPYLKEEWGVEEVITLAADLGQGEELEPVREKALNSGASESLVVNVQESFIKDYAFKAIQANAIYENRYPLATALARPLIAKALVEAAQKYEADAIAHGCTGKGNDQVRFDVAVAAMNPNLKILAPAREWGMSREETIAYGERFGIPSPVKKSSPYSIDKNLLGRSIEAGALEDPSYEPPEEIYEMTKAIANTPDEPEYVEIGFVRGIPVTLNGESKNPIEMIAQLNHLVGNHGVGRIDMIENRLVGIKSREIYESPAMVALIQAHRDLESLTLTADVTQYKRGIEETYSQLIYNGLWFSPLKAALDAFIQKTQERVSGTVRMKLFKGNAIVVGRRSDNSLYNPEMATYGSEDRFDHKAAEGFIYIWGMPTRIWAQQDNL, encoded by the coding sequence ATGGGTCGCGCCAAAAAGGTTGTCTTAGCATATTCTGGTGGAGTAGATACATCAGTCTGTATTCCTTACCTCAAAGAAGAATGGGGAGTAGAAGAAGTAATTACTCTCGCAGCAGATTTAGGTCAAGGTGAAGAATTAGAACCAGTCCGTGAGAAAGCTCTCAATTCTGGTGCAAGTGAATCGTTAGTAGTGAATGTCCAAGAAAGCTTTATTAAAGATTATGCATTTAAAGCTATTCAAGCTAACGCTATCTACGAGAATCGTTATCCTTTGGCAACTGCTCTCGCACGTCCGTTAATTGCCAAAGCTTTAGTAGAAGCAGCCCAGAAGTACGAAGCCGATGCAATTGCACACGGTTGTACTGGCAAAGGTAACGACCAAGTTCGTTTCGATGTAGCTGTTGCGGCTATGAATCCCAATCTAAAAATACTTGCACCTGCAAGGGAGTGGGGCATGAGTCGTGAAGAAACTATTGCTTATGGGGAACGTTTTGGTATTCCCTCGCCTGTAAAAAAATCTTCCCCCTACAGTATTGACAAAAATCTGCTCGGTCGAAGTATTGAAGCTGGTGCTTTAGAAGATCCATCCTACGAACCACCAGAAGAAATCTACGAAATGACAAAGGCGATCGCAAATACTCCTGATGAACCAGAGTATGTAGAAATCGGCTTTGTTAGAGGTATTCCAGTAACTTTGAATGGCGAATCAAAGAATCCAATTGAAATGATTGCCCAACTCAACCATTTGGTAGGAAATCATGGTGTTGGACGTATTGACATGATAGAAAACCGTCTGGTGGGCATAAAATCGCGAGAAATCTACGAATCTCCGGCGATGGTGGCATTAATTCAAGCACATCGCGATTTGGAAAGTTTAACTTTGACGGCGGATGTGACTCAATACAAACGGGGTATCGAAGAAACTTACAGCCAATTAATTTACAACGGTTTATGGTTTAGCCCCCTCAAAGCTGCTCTTGATGCCTTTATTCAAAAGACACAAGAACGAGTTTCTGGAACCGTGCGAATGAAACTTTTTAAAGGGAATGCCATCGTTGTTGGTCGTCGTTCTGATAATTCCCTTTATAATCCTGAAATGGCAACTTATGGCTCCGAAGATCGATTCGATCATAAAGCTGCTGAAGGATTTATTTATATCTGGGGAATGCCTACTCGTATTTGGGCACAGCAGGATAATTTGTAA
- a CDS encoding DedA family protein, which produces MSLDFISLENIQEIAHQYGYWAIFVGILLENLGIPLPGETVTLVGGFLAGNDELNYWLVVGDAATGAAIGGTCGYWIGRIGGWSLLMRLASLLRISEVKVLDIKEKFSDNAAKAVFFGRFFALLRIFAAPLAGIAGMPFAKFLLYNLLGAGAWASAMVSLAFFAGKVVSLEQLVQWVGQFAILALLILVALIAVPLWLESRQVEEITTEE; this is translated from the coding sequence ATGTCTCTCGATTTCATATCACTAGAGAATATTCAGGAAATTGCTCATCAATACGGCTACTGGGCGATTTTTGTAGGGATTTTATTGGAAAACTTAGGCATCCCGCTTCCAGGGGAAACTGTAACTTTGGTAGGTGGCTTTTTAGCTGGTAATGATGAACTCAACTACTGGTTGGTTGTAGGAGACGCAGCAACGGGTGCAGCGATTGGCGGAACTTGCGGCTATTGGATTGGTAGAATTGGGGGTTGGTCATTATTAATGCGTTTGGCAAGCCTATTAAGGATTTCCGAAGTCAAAGTTTTAGATATAAAAGAAAAATTTAGTGATAACGCTGCCAAAGCCGTATTCTTTGGTAGATTTTTTGCTTTATTAAGAATTTTTGCTGCACCGTTAGCTGGTATAGCGGGAATGCCTTTTGCTAAATTCTTGTTATATAACCTTTTAGGTGCTGGCGCTTGGGCTAGCGCGATGGTTTCTTTAGCTTTCTTTGCTGGTAAGGTGGTTTCTTTAGAACAGTTGGTGCAGTGGGTAGGTCAATTTGCTATTTTGGCATTATTGATTTTGGTTGCATTAATCGCCGTACCTTTATGGTTGGAATCTCGTCAGGTTGAGGAGATAACGACTGAGGAATAG
- a CDS encoding glycosyltransferase family 2 protein, whose amino-acid sequence MFFSVVIPTYNRKPILEKCLKALELQSVSHNNLVTDYEIVLVDDGSTDGTLEWLETHKDEFPHVRTFEQEHMGPAAARNLGVEKAKGDTIIFIDSDLVVTETFLQAHADALTEGQKKLGNDRFFTYGAVINTANFDNPTSEPYKLTDYSAAFFATGNVAIPKHWLEKAGLFDTGFQLYGWEDLELGVRLKNLGLQLIKCPKAVGYHWHPAFDLDQIPNLIDKEIQRGRMGVLFYQKHPTWDVRMMIQMTWLHRLLWGILSLNGALNERTMAPFLRRLIKSGKPQLALELARIFLNWYNVQGVYAAYMEAKKEQKFS is encoded by the coding sequence GTGTTTTTTAGTGTTGTTATTCCGACTTACAATCGCAAACCGATTTTAGAAAAATGTCTTAAAGCTTTAGAGTTACAAAGTGTAAGTCATAACAATTTGGTCACAGATTACGAAATTGTTTTGGTGGATGACGGTTCTACAGATGGAACTTTAGAGTGGTTGGAAACACACAAAGATGAATTTCCCCACGTGCGAACCTTTGAACAAGAGCATATGGGACCTGCTGCGGCTCGGAATTTGGGGGTAGAAAAAGCGAAGGGCGATACAATTATTTTTATTGATAGCGATTTAGTTGTTACAGAAACTTTTCTTCAAGCTCATGCAGATGCCCTAACTGAAGGACAGAAGAAGTTAGGGAATGATAGGTTTTTTACCTATGGTGCGGTAATTAACACCGCTAACTTTGATAATCCTACTTCCGAGCCGTATAAATTGACCGATTATTCCGCCGCTTTTTTTGCTACAGGAAACGTTGCTATTCCCAAGCATTGGTTGGAGAAAGCCGGACTTTTCGATACAGGTTTTCAACTTTACGGTTGGGAAGATTTAGAATTAGGAGTGCGGCTAAAAAATTTGGGTTTACAGTTGATTAAATGTCCTAAAGCTGTGGGTTATCATTGGCACCCAGCTTTTGATTTAGACCAAATTCCTAATTTAATCGATAAAGAAATCCAACGAGGACGTATGGGAGTTTTGTTTTATCAAAAGCATCCTACTTGGGATGTGAGAATGATGATTCAAATGACTTGGTTGCATCGCTTACTTTGGGGTATTCTTTCGCTGAATGGTGCGTTAAATGAGCGGACAATGGCTCCATTCTTACGACGATTGATTAAATCTGGGAAACCACAATTAGCTTTAGAATTAGCTCGCATATTCTTAAATTGGTATAACGTTCAAGGTGTTTATGCTGCTTATATGGAAGCGAAAAAAGAGCAGAAATTTAGTTAG
- a CDS encoding fumarylacetoacetate hydrolase family protein, which translates to MAQRYVRVQNTEGVIYYGLLHLDLNVQVLDAPPWLQGQPTDLILQPDSYQILAPCSPSKIIAVGKNYAEHAAEMGSKVPEEPLIFLKPPTCVIPCETEIQYPQVTQHVDYEGELALIIGESATKCTPVSAQNKIWGYTIANDVTARDLQKRDRQWTRAKGFDTFCPLGPWIVREISPGARLQTFLNDDATPVQSACIDQMVFSPETVVSYISQVMTLLPGDVILTGTPLGVGPLNCGDRIRVEIEGIGRLENTVAASK; encoded by the coding sequence ATGGCTCAGCGCTACGTGCGAGTTCAAAATACTGAAGGGGTTATCTACTATGGTTTGCTACATCTCGATCTGAACGTGCAAGTACTTGATGCTCCTCCTTGGCTGCAAGGGCAACCCACGGATTTAATACTGCAACCAGACAGTTACCAAATTTTAGCTCCTTGTTCTCCTTCCAAAATTATTGCGGTGGGAAAAAATTATGCGGAACATGCCGCCGAAATGGGTAGTAAAGTTCCAGAAGAACCTCTAATTTTTCTCAAACCACCTACTTGTGTTATTCCTTGCGAGACCGAAATTCAGTACCCGCAAGTTACACAGCATGTAGATTATGAAGGAGAATTAGCTTTAATTATTGGCGAATCAGCAACTAAATGTACACCCGTTTCGGCTCAAAACAAAATTTGGGGCTATACCATTGCCAATGATGTGACAGCAAGAGATTTACAAAAACGTGATAGGCAATGGACTCGTGCTAAAGGTTTTGATACTTTTTGTCCTTTAGGTCCGTGGATTGTTAGGGAAATAAGCCCAGGTGCTAGACTGCAAACTTTTTTGAATGATGATGCGACTCCCGTTCAATCTGCTTGTATCGACCAAATGGTTTTTTCTCCCGAAACTGTAGTGTCTTACATAAGTCAGGTAATGACGCTACTGCCGGGAGACGTAATATTAACAGGTACCCCATTAGGAGTCGGCCCCTTGAATTGTGGCGATCGCATCAGGGTTGAGATAGAAGGTATCGGTCGTTTAGAAAATACTGTCGCGGCAAGTAAATAA
- a CDS encoding STAS domain-containing protein, with translation MTFTLERQVTLFKPEGRMDLQGGNALSQKIAAVVPAPGQIWVIDLVKVDFMDSSGLVSLVKGLKTARQHNCHLVICNVTAAVRLVLELTHLDSVFDIFNTYEDVLNIIEDKSLVVAS, from the coding sequence ATGACTTTCACATTAGAACGTCAAGTTACTTTGTTCAAGCCCGAAGGACGCATGGACTTACAGGGTGGAAATGCTTTGAGCCAAAAGATTGCTGCGGTTGTACCTGCTCCTGGGCAAATCTGGGTTATAGATTTGGTTAAAGTTGATTTTATGGACAGTTCTGGTTTAGTTAGTTTAGTTAAGGGACTAAAAACAGCGCGTCAGCACAATTGCCATTTAGTTATTTGCAACGTGACTGCAGCAGTTCGCTTAGTTTTAGAACTGACTCATTTAGACTCTGTTTTTGATATTTTCAATACTTACGAAGATGTTCTTAACATCATAGAAGACAAAAGTTTAGTTGTAGCAAGCTAA
- a CDS encoding Tic20 family protein encodes MTWRGTTTVKDRIFASLPYLLPLVEGLAFGSFLLNQFPALRVIFIPILPVIAIYNGIPFAGLIVFFALFMLVVRNEKIAHFIRFNTMQAILLDIVLVLSGLVVRALSPVPGANFAIETLANTIFIGLIVAVVYSVAQTIMGRYAEIPAISDAVYMQVR; translated from the coding sequence ATGACTTGGCGCGGAACTACAACTGTTAAAGATAGAATTTTCGCGAGCCTACCTTATTTGCTTCCCTTGGTTGAAGGGTTAGCTTTTGGTAGCTTCTTGCTAAACCAGTTTCCAGCCTTAAGAGTAATTTTCATTCCAATTTTGCCTGTCATCGCAATTTATAATGGTATTCCTTTTGCTGGATTGATCGTTTTCTTTGCTTTGTTTATGTTGGTAGTGCGAAATGAGAAAATTGCTCATTTTATTCGCTTCAATACAATGCAGGCTATACTTTTGGATATTGTTTTAGTTTTATCCGGTCTTGTAGTACGTGCTTTAAGTCCAGTTCCAGGCGCTAACTTTGCCATCGAAACTTTAGCTAATACTATTTTTATTGGTTTGATAGTAGCTGTTGTATATTCTGTAGCTCAAACTATCATGGGTCGTTATGCAGAAATTCCCGCAATTTCTGATGCGGTTTACATGCAGGTACGTTAA
- the rpsB gene encoding 30S ribosomal protein S2: MPVVSLAQMMESGVHFGHQTRRWNPKMSPYIYTSRNGVHIIDLVQTAQLMEDAYAYMRTQAEQGKKFLFVGTKRQAAGIIAQESSRCGAHYINQRWLGGMLTNWTTIKTRVDRLKDLERREESGALDLLPKKEASMLRRELSKLQKYLGGIKTMRKIPDVVIIVDQRREYNAVQECEKLGLPIVSMLDTNCDPDVVDIPIPANDDAIRSIKLIVGKLADAIYEGYHGQVSSDDDYEDYEGAEDDYDYEDSSEFSESSEELSEGGEQEDGESTEG; the protein is encoded by the coding sequence ATGCCTGTTGTTTCATTAGCTCAAATGATGGAGTCAGGAGTTCACTTCGGACATCAAACCCGAAGATGGAACCCCAAAATGTCTCCTTACATTTACACTTCTCGTAATGGAGTACATATCATTGACTTGGTGCAAACCGCCCAGTTAATGGAAGATGCATATGCTTATATGCGAACTCAAGCAGAACAAGGTAAGAAATTTCTGTTTGTAGGTACCAAAAGACAAGCTGCGGGAATTATCGCTCAGGAATCAAGCCGTTGTGGTGCCCACTATATCAACCAGCGCTGGTTGGGTGGAATGCTCACCAACTGGACGACTATTAAAACACGGGTAGATCGTTTAAAAGACTTGGAGCGTCGTGAAGAAAGCGGTGCGCTAGATTTACTTCCGAAGAAAGAAGCTTCAATGCTGCGTCGGGAACTGTCAAAGTTGCAAAAATACCTCGGTGGGATTAAAACCATGCGTAAAATCCCTGACGTGGTTATTATTGTGGATCAGCGCCGGGAATACAATGCTGTTCAAGAATGTGAGAAGCTTGGATTGCCTATTGTGTCTATGTTAGATACTAATTGCGACCCAGATGTAGTAGATATTCCCATTCCAGCGAACGATGACGCTATCCGTTCTATTAAGCTGATAGTCGGTAAACTCGCTGACGCTATTTACGAAGGTTATCACGGTCAAGTAAGTAGCGATGACGACTACGAAGACTACGAAGGCGCTGAAGACGATTACGATTACGAAGACAGCAGCGAATTTAGCGAGTCTTCTGAAGAATTATCGGAAGGTGGCGAGCAGGAAGACGGAGAATCCACTGAAGGATAG
- the tsf gene encoding translation elongation factor Ts, whose protein sequence is MAEISAKLVQELRKKTGAGMMDCKKALKETEGDIEKGIEWLRQKGIAGATKKSDRIAAEGLIDTYIEPSAQVGVLIEVNCQTDFVARNDAFKSLVQNLAKQATTAKSVEALLSQPYSENKDKTVEQSITETIAHLGENIKVRRFENFSAPEKKGVVDSYIHTGGRVGVLVELKCASEKAASNEEVKTLARNVAMQVAACPNVEYVNVDEIPAEITQKEKEIEMGRDDLAKKPDNIKEKIVQGRIDKRLKEMTLLDQPYIRDQSTSIGELVKQTGSKVGEEISISRFTRYILGEGIDKKEEDFASEVAAQMGNN, encoded by the coding sequence ATGGCGGAAATATCTGCAAAACTAGTCCAAGAGTTACGTAAAAAAACCGGCGCTGGTATGATGGACTGCAAAAAAGCGCTGAAAGAAACCGAAGGCGACATTGAAAAAGGTATCGAATGGTTACGCCAAAAAGGCATTGCCGGTGCGACTAAAAAAAGCGATCGCATTGCTGCTGAAGGTTTAATTGATACCTATATCGAACCGAGCGCTCAGGTAGGCGTGTTAATAGAAGTTAACTGCCAAACTGACTTTGTTGCTCGTAATGATGCTTTCAAATCTTTAGTTCAAAATTTGGCGAAGCAAGCCACTACTGCAAAGAGCGTTGAAGCTTTATTAAGCCAACCCTACAGCGAAAATAAGGATAAAACAGTAGAGCAATCTATTACCGAGACAATCGCTCATTTAGGTGAAAACATCAAAGTACGTCGCTTTGAAAACTTTTCTGCCCCCGAAAAGAAAGGTGTTGTAGACAGCTACATTCACACCGGCGGTAGAGTTGGTGTATTAGTTGAGCTAAAATGCGCTTCAGAGAAGGCTGCTAGCAATGAAGAAGTCAAAACATTAGCAAGAAACGTTGCCATGCAGGTTGCTGCTTGTCCCAACGTTGAATATGTAAATGTAGATGAAATTCCTGCTGAAATTACTCAGAAAGAAAAAGAGATCGAAATGGGACGCGATGACTTAGCGAAAAAGCCTGACAATATTAAAGAAAAAATTGTTCAAGGAAGAATCGATAAGCGTCTCAAAGAAATGACTTTGTTAGACCAACCTTATATTAGAGATCAAAGCACATCTATTGGGGAATTGGTAAAACAAACAGGAAGTAAAGTTGGTGAAGAAATTTCTATTAGCCGCTTTACTCGTTACATTCTTGGCGAAGGTATTGATAAGAAAGAAGAAGACTTTGCCTCAGAAGTCGCCGCACAAATGGGTAATAATTAA
- a CDS encoding sensor histidine kinase, which produces MNLPPLPDNEDDRLEALIKYEVLDTQAEQRFDDLTAIAAHICNTPISFISLIDKNRQWFKSKFGLEVTESPRELAFCAYTILQPEKMFIVPNAQEDERFANNPFVTSEPNIRFYAGAPLVTPDGFAIGTLCTIDNKPRELSREQLQTLQALSRQVISQLELKINLTKLKQNIIYRKQVEQNLRDTNKQLTYTLGKLKQTQVQLIQSEKMSSLGEMVAGIAHEINNPVTFISANLDYVNTYVSDLLDLLSLYQQHYPQPHAEIKSKAEDLDTDFLAQDLSNILSSMDTGAERIQNIVLSLRNFSRLDEAQKKPVDIHEGIDSTLLILQHRLKATLEHHEIKIIKEYGDLPNLECYAAQINQVFLHILSNAIDALEEKFNRKQEINNLENEIFQLPTIRIHTDISSEDTILIRIADNGIGITEKIQPKIFDPFFTSKPVGKGKGLGLSISYQIIVKKHNGTLKYRTKYGKCTEFLIEIPIKSN; this is translated from the coding sequence ATGAATTTACCACCATTACCTGACAACGAAGACGATAGACTCGAAGCTCTAATTAAATATGAAGTCTTAGATACTCAAGCTGAACAAAGGTTTGATGATTTGACAGCAATAGCAGCACATATTTGCAATACTCCAATTTCTTTTATCAGTTTGATAGATAAAAATCGGCAATGGTTTAAATCAAAATTTGGTTTAGAAGTTACGGAAAGCCCTAGGGAATTAGCTTTTTGCGCTTACACTATACTTCAGCCAGAAAAGATGTTTATAGTACCTAACGCTCAAGAAGATGAGCGATTCGCTAATAACCCATTTGTAACATCAGAACCTAATATTAGATTTTATGCTGGCGCACCTTTAGTAACGCCTGATGGATTTGCGATCGGTACACTATGTACTATTGATAATAAACCTAGAGAACTAAGCCGCGAGCAACTACAAACTTTACAAGCTTTAAGCCGTCAAGTAATCAGTCAATTAGAGCTAAAAATCAATTTAACTAAATTAAAGCAAAATATAATTTATCGAAAACAAGTAGAACAAAATTTACGCGATACAAATAAACAGTTAACTTACACTTTGGGTAAATTAAAACAAACTCAAGTTCAGCTGATTCAAAGTGAAAAAATGTCGAGTTTGGGTGAGATGGTTGCTGGAATTGCTCACGAAATAAATAATCCGGTTACTTTTATTTCTGCAAATCTTGATTACGTAAACACTTATGTTAGCGATTTGCTTGATTTGCTATCTCTTTACCAACAGCACTATCCCCAACCTCATGCTGAAATTAAAAGTAAAGCTGAAGACTTAGATACTGATTTTTTAGCTCAAGATTTGTCTAATATATTATCTTCAATGGACACAGGAGCCGAGCGCATTCAAAATATCGTTTTGTCTTTACGTAATTTTTCTCGATTAGATGAAGCGCAAAAAAAACCTGTTGACATTCATGAAGGCATAGATAGTACGTTATTAATTTTGCAACATCGACTCAAAGCAACATTAGAGCATCATGAAATTAAAATTATTAAAGAATATGGCGACCTACCAAATTTAGAATGCTATGCAGCACAAATAAACCAAGTTTTTCTACATATATTATCTAATGCAATTGATGCTCTGGAAGAAAAATTTAATCGCAAACAAGAGATAAACAATTTAGAAAATGAAATTTTTCAATTACCTACAATTCGTATTCATACAGATATTTCTTCCGAAGATACTATTTTAATCAGAATTGCAGATAACGGAATCGGCATTACGGAAAAGATTCAGCCCAAAATATTTGACCCTTTTTTTACAAGTAAACCAGTAGGCAAAGGTAAAGGCTTAGGACTGTCAATAAGTTATCAAATTATAGTCAAAAAGCATAACGGAACTCTGAAATATCGAACTAAATACGGAAAATGTACCGAATTCTTGATTGAAATTCCAATCAAAAGTAATTAA
- a CDS encoding Npun_F5560 family protein, translating to MSQTDNSTIQALSTEVSKLRQELQLRDQLVQQLSQELFRLVKGNNNFMPQPEVSERHQNELNTLREQLQAVEEQVSFYQEQISTRDGEIYQLRQSVQELTDRSRMLEQVVQELPQIYRHKFEERMTPVREKVALLQQENRQLQAELQSVSYRLALKSRTASHSGIDLPSFPPSNPPGNISPVPNT from the coding sequence GTGAGCCAAACAGATAACTCCACCATACAAGCTCTTTCTACTGAAGTATCGAAGTTGCGTCAAGAATTGCAGCTTCGAGATCAATTAGTCCAGCAGCTGTCCCAAGAACTGTTCCGACTGGTAAAGGGTAATAACAATTTTATGCCCCAGCCGGAAGTTTCCGAAAGGCATCAGAATGAGTTAAATACTTTGCGAGAACAATTGCAGGCAGTAGAAGAACAGGTAAGTTTTTACCAAGAGCAAATCAGCACTCGCGATGGCGAAATTTATCAGTTGCGTCAGTCCGTTCAGGAATTAACTGACCGTTCTAGAATGTTAGAACAAGTAGTACAAGAATTACCTCAAATTTACCGTCATAAGTTCGAGGAACGAATGACTCCGGTAAGAGAAAAGGTAGCACTATTACAACAGGAGAACCGTCAATTACAAGCGGAATTGCAAAGTGTTAGTTACCGTTTAGCCTTAAAGTCTCGCACGGCTTCTCATAGCGGTATTGACTTACCTTCATTTCCTCCTTCTAACCCACCTGGCAATATTTCTCCTGTGCCCAATACTTAA